One genomic window of Elaeis guineensis isolate ETL-2024a chromosome 2, EG11, whole genome shotgun sequence includes the following:
- the LOC105036529 gene encoding uncharacterized protein, which translates to MRDFPSCFGENGVQVADSSSSSSSAGKTAQNLVTCVYQTQLGGRACLITVTWSKNLMGQGLSIGIDDSANQSLCKVDIKPWLFSKRKGSKSLEAENSKVDIFWDLSAAKFGSGPEPLEGFYVAVIFDLEMVLLLGDLTKEAYRKTSASPLPSSAVFIAKREHIYGKKIYCTKAQFCDNGQVHDIAIECETVGLKDPTLEIRIDKKRVMQVKRLMWKFRGNQTILVDGLPVEVFWDVHNWLFGAPTGNAVFMFQTCVSAEKLLPWSSSQIFRESQLQGLGFSLILYAWKNE; encoded by the coding sequence ATGAGGGATTTCCCTTCTTGTTTTGGGGAGAATGGGGTTCAGGTTGCCGATTCCTCCTCGTCGTCGTCGAGCGCCGGCAAGACGGCGCAGAATCTGGTGACCTGCGTCTACCAGACGCAGCTCGGCGGCCGGGCTTGCTTGATCACGGTGACATGGAGCAAGAACCTGATGGGCCAGGGGCTTAGCATTGGGATAGATGATTCTGCCAACCAGAGTCTCTGCAAGGTGGATATAAAGCCGTGGCTGTTCTCAAAGAGAAAAGGCTCGAAGAGCTTGGAGGCGGAGAATAGCAAGGTGGACATCTTCTGGGACCTCTCTGCTGCCAAATTTGGATCCGGGCCCGAGCCGTTGGAAGGATTCTATGTCGCAGTGATCTTTGATCTTGAGATGGTGCTCCTGCTTGGAGATTTGACCAAGGAGGCCTACCGGAAGACCAGTGCGAGCCCACTGCCTTCGAGTGCGGTTTTCATAGCTAAGAGGGAGCACATATATGGCAAGAAGATCTACTGTACAAAGGCTCAATTTTGCGACAATGGGCAAGTTCATGATATTGCAATCGAATGCGAGACAGTTGGGCTCAAAGATCCGACCCTTGAGATTCGCATTGACAAGAAGAGGGTAATGCAGGTGAAGAGACTCATGTGGAAGTTCCGGGGAAATCAGACGATCCTGGTTGACGGGCTCCCTGTGGAGGTGTTTTGGGATGTCCACAACTGGCTTTTCGGGGCACCTACAGGAAATGCTGTCTTCAtgtttcagacttgtgtttcagcTGAGAAATTGTTGCCGTGGTCTTCCTCACAGATTTTCAGGGAATCTCAGTTGCAAGGGCTTGGTTTCTCTTTGATATTGTATGCTTGGAAGAATGAGTAG